In Brettanomyces nanus chromosome 3, complete sequence, a single genomic region encodes these proteins:
- a CDS encoding uncharacterized protein (BUSCO:EOG09341455) codes for MTFQEVYGTKLRGRVLGKLSAKTTLGDKLIRLYDLDKEQHQMYKVLENTVKYREGKSVLLIGPRGIGKTTMVNNCLLELGSKYEGQFLVIRISGLYERDDKTAIREIARQLDFIMEEEDDGDEENEDVQDGFEKVSSNATMRMIMSLLDRTQLNEEEDVAGGKREADQIPLIFVIDEVDKYASNSKQTLLYNLFDIAQASEGRKSDNGGGGGGGSTLTVIGISSKATVREQLEKRVKSRFSQRMIQLNKCKTLTDYCGAIGCMLKLEDDDNDDEWVSKYNKKVDEMINTTGSALRKIIVENFYTVKDLNALKNSLVPYMKYGFVRGSEQLLKSNLEVYDDRNFELLGSLTELELKLLICTARVKSRNSIDRVNFNVAFEEYLKMAANETNTLNTQLETMGVSLRRNGEFTGNGYSSSRELMLGCWERLAEIGVMGEPMKQINGVNAESYTGGEFNKMYVCDIELNEIMKYFREEREEAWVEKWCRI; via the coding sequence ATGACATTTCAAGAGGTTTATGGGACCAAACTAAGGGGACGAGTACTGGGAAAGTTGAGTGCGAAAACCACTTTGGGGGATAAGCTAATTCGGTTGTATGATTTAGATAAAGAGCAGCATCAGATGTACAAAGTGTTGGAGAACACGGTGAAATATCGAGAAGGGAAGTCTGTTCTTTTAATTGGTCCTCGGGGAATCGGCAAGACAACGATGGTTAATAACTGCCTACTTGAACTAGGAAGTAAATACGAGGGTCAATTTCTTGTGATACGAATCAGTGGACTGTACGAGAGGGATGATAAGACGGCGATTCGAGAAATTGCGAGACAATTAGATTTCAtaatggaagaagaagacgatggGGACGAAGAGAACGAAGATGTTCAGGATGGATTTGAAAAGGTCTCATCGAATGCTACGATGCGGATGATTATGTCGTTACTAGACAGGACACAGttgaatgaagaagaagatgtagCGGgaggaaaaagagaagcagatcaAATACCACTTATATTTGTGATTGATGAGGTAGACAAGTATGCTAGTAATTCGAAGCAGACGTTATTGTATAATTTGTTTGACATTGCTCAGGCGTCTGAGGGCCGAAAGAGCGATaatggaggaggaggaggggGGGGGTCTACGCTCACAGTGATTGGTATTAGTAGTAAGGCCACTGTTCGAGAGCAGTTGGAGAAGCGTGTGAAGAGTAGGTTCAGTCAAAGAATGATACAACTCAACAAATGTAAAACGTTAACGGACTACTGTGGAGCTATTGGATGTATGCTTaagcttgaagatgatgataatgatgatgaatggGTCAGTAAGTATAACAAAAAAGTGGATGAGATGATTAATACGACGGGAAGTGCTTTGAGGAAGATCATAGTGGAGAACTTCTACACGGTGAAGGATTTGAATGCCCTGAAGAATAGTTTAGTTCCATACATGAAGTATGGATTTGTGAGAGGGTCAGAGCAACTACTTAAATCGAATTTGGAAGTGTATGACGATCGGAACTTTGAGCTTCTGGGGTCGTTAACTGAGCTAGAACTAAAGTTATTAATCTGTACTGCAAGAGTCAAGAGCAGGAATTCAATTGATCGAGTCAACTTTAACGTTGCATTTGAAGAGTATTTAAAAATGGCAGCTAACGAAACAAACACGTTGAACACCCAATTGGAAACTATGGGAGTAAGTTTACGACGAAATGGTGAATTCACGGGTAATGGTTACAGTAGCAGTCGAGAATTAATGTTAGGCTGCTGGGAAAGATTGGCCGAGATTGGAGTTATGGGCGAGCCGATGAAGCAGATTAATGGAGTTAATGCAGAAAGTTATACAGGGGGAGAGTTCAACAAGATGTATGTGTGCGATATCGAGTTGAATGAGATTATGAAGTACTTCagagaggaaagagaagaagcctGGGTGGAAAAATGGTGCAGGATTTGA
- a CDS encoding uncharacterized protein (EggNog:ENOG41): protein MSTPSTPPFIKDSDANDDLQSQPVISSLGSCLSSSKTHLKTPSSYTRSHDQLFTPNTPQSKKANVTAVVASTNSSSSMLSPSDSCKQSSLNQTQSSQLQTPRQTPRRFGSGSSTNSSSSSSRKRLSGAIEFKASENVGLKPSLFPPAPSTVGFGRKWPTSLHTNLFNNNQQDMLDVKGSIKVDIAEGEEVSQPKLIVKRRRPNLRQQQLQQKQSLDDYSSEESGDETLEEGLRKVSKRLEFEAPSTPKAQVMDINYAYENHIKEHNSMSPEEDFEQEKNIPSVVENPFIGDFPKRTSKIPLNYIRFENEMELVNSRTGKKIIKPLDDFQKSIKPRQLFLNEKEDDKKEDLLRTPQNKILLPNLSHRSFNDEEDDTDERIRKERIFNPFRHADKSGRINKRKSVRPKRYDEIEYINHTSGDRVTRKMNDEELSIKPKKLNFDNC, encoded by the coding sequence ATGTCGACTCCATCAACACCACCGTTTATTAAAGATTCTGATGCTAATGATGATTTGCAAAGTCAGCCGGTGATATCGTCTCTAGGGTCGTGTCTGTCTTCTTCGAAGACTCATTTAAagactccttcttcttatacTCGCAGTCATGATCAGCTTTTCACGCCCAACACTCCACAATCTAAAAAGGCCAATGTtactgctgttgttgccAGTACtaattcttcctcttccatGCTTTCACCTTCCGATTCTTGCAAGCAATCGTCTCTCAACCAAACACAGTCTTCCCAATTACAAACTCCTCGGCAAACGCCCAGACGTTTTGGTAGTGGGTCTTCAACCAattcgtcttcatcttcttcacgCAAGAGACTAAGTGGTGCTATAGAATTTAAAGCAAGTGAAAATGTGGGCCTTAAGCCTTCATTGTTTCCACCCGCTCCTTCTACGGTAGGCTTTGGACGGAAATGGCCCACTTCTCTTCATACAAACCTATTCAACAATAACCAGCAAGATATGTTGGATGTAAAGGGATCCATTAAGGTTGATATAGCTGAGGGAGAAGAAGTATCTCAACCCAAGCTCATAGTTAAACGTCGCAGACCAAACTTaaggcagcagcagctgcaaCAGAAACAATCACTGGATGATTATTCTAGCGAAGAAAGTGGAGACGAGACTCTCGAAGAAGGGCTGAGAAAGGTCAGTAAAAGacttgaatttgaagctCCATCGACTCCCAAGGCCCAAGTGATGGACATCAATTATGCGTACGAAAATCACATTAAAGAGCATAATAGCATGAGTCCTGAGGAAGACTTTGAacaggaaaagaatataCCTTCTGTGGTGGAGAATCCCTTCATTGGAGATTTCCCCAAAAGAACAAGCAAGATTCCTTTGAATTATATCAGATTCGAGAACGAAATGGAATTGGTTAATAGCAgaacaggaaagaaaatcatCAAACCTTTAGACGATTTCCAAAAATCTATCAAACCTAGACAGTTATTCTTGAacgaaaaagaagatgacaagAAGGAAGACTTACTTCGAACTCCTCAAAATAAGATTTTGCTACCGAACTTATCACACAGGTCTTTCAACgacgaggaagatgatacaGACGAACGTATTCGAAAGGAAAGGATATTTAATCCTTTCAGACACGCAGATAAATCAGGAAGAATCAACAAACGGAAATCTGTTAGGCCTAAAAGATACGACGAAATAGAGTATATCAATCATACCTCTGGTGACCGGGTCACTAGAAAGATGAACGATGAGGAGCTCTCTATCAAACCAAAAAAACTCAACTTTGATAACTGTTAA
- a CDS encoding uncharacterized protein (EggNog:ENOG41): MSIVLNNHIRIPFIGLGTYAIRNAEEVVEKAMDVGYRMIDTAVLYGNERECGQGIFKWLKKDPVHNKREDVFYVTKLWNDQNGYESAKRAIKECLNKVSDLKYIDLLLIHSPTEGRQMRLETWKAMQEAVESGIVKSIGVSNYGEKHIDELLNWEGLKVKPVVNEIEVSPWCMRQALCDFTKSRGLQVIAYAPLSHAYRVDDPDATIVAKAHGVTNAQVLIRWSIQKGYIPIPKTKTLSRLSSNLDVQSFTLSATDMKRLDHPYVHDPSDWDVVNCP; encoded by the coding sequence ATGTCAATTGTTCTCAATAATCACATTCGAATACCATTTATTGGACTTGGCACTTATGCTATTCGAAAtgctgaagaagttgttgaaaagGCGATGGATGTGGGCTATAGGATGATTGATACGGCAGTTCTATACGGAAACGAAAGAGAATGTGGTCAGGGTATCTTTAAGTGGCTTAAAAAAGACCCTGTTCATAATAAGCGAGAGGATGTTTTTTATGTTACCAAGCTATGGAACGATCAAAATGGATATGAGAGTGCTAAAAGGGCCATTAAGGAATGTCTGAATAAAGTGTCTGACTTGAAGTACATCGACTTACTTCTTATTCATTCTCCCACTGAGGGTCGACAGATGAGATTGGAGACGTGGAAAGCCATGCAAGAGGCTGTTGAATCTGGAATAGTTAAATCCATTGGAGTTTCAAACTATGGAGAGAAGCATATTGATGAGTTGTTGAACTGGGAAGGACTTAAAGTGAAGCCGGTTGTTAATGAGATTGAGGTTTCTCCCTGGTGCATGAGACAGGCTCTTTGCGACTTTACTAAGTCTAGAGGACTACAGGTTATTGCCTATGCACCACTTTCTCATGCTTACCGAGTCGACGATCCTGATGCCACTATAGTGGCAAAAGCTCATGGTGTCACTAATGCCCAGGTTTTGATTAGATGGTCCATCCAAAAGGGCTATATTCCCATTCCAAAAACCAAGACATTGAGCAGATTGTCATCGAATCTTGATGTTCAATCCTTCACTTTGTCTGCAACAGATATGAAGCGATTGGACCATCCTTATGTTCATGATCCATCCGATTGGGATGTTGTTAACTGTCCATAG
- the VPS4 gene encoding Vacuolar protein sorting-associated protein 4 (BUSCO:EOG09341UP6), producing the protein MSSEFLDKGVDLVKKAIEADSDTRYEEAYKLYYNGLDYLMLAMKYEKNPKSKETIRAKFTEYLARAEQLKEHLDTKQQQTQTGEANASSGSVKARKSNGNAESGNDDIDSETKKLRSALEGSIMSEKPNVTWDDVAGLDQAKDALKEAVILPVKFPQLFTGKRKPVSGILLYGPPGTGKSYLAKAVATEAQSTFFSVSSSDLVSKWMGESERLVKQLFQMAHEQKPSIIFIDEVDALCGPRGEGESEASRRIKTELLVQMNGVSSDSDGVLVLGATNIPWQLDSAIRRRFERRIYIPLPDSEARIDMFKLDIGDTPTALSSQDYHTLAQMTDGYSGHDVAVVVKDALMQPIRKIQTATHFCKVEETVKEEDGSEEIRVRYQACSPGMQGAIEMNWMDLDGDQMKEPELTMKDFIKSVKTNKPTVNKKDLEKFEEFTRDFGSEGN; encoded by the coding sequence ATGTCGTCTGAGTTTCTTGATAAAGGTGTAGATCTCGTGAAAAAGGCCATCGAGGCTGATTCTGACACTCGATATGAAGAGGCCTACAAGCTCTATTATAATGGACTTGACTACCTTATGTTGGCGATGAAGTATGAGAAAAACCCCAAATCCAAGGAGACCATTCGAGCCAAATTCACCGAATATCTTGCACGTGCTGAACAGTTGAAGGAACATCTGGATAcaaagcagcagcaaacACAGACAGGAGAGGCTAATGCGTCTTCTGGGTCTGTTAAAGCAAGAAAGTCCAATGGTAACGCTGAAAGTGGCAATGACGATATCGATTCGGAGACGAAAAAGCTTCGAAGTGCCCTTGAAGGCTCCATTATGAGTGAAAAGCCGAACGTGACATGGGATGATGTTGCTGGATTGGACCAGGCCAAAGATGCTCTTAAAGAGGCTGTGATTTTACCTGTGAAGTTTCCTCAGTTGTTCACTGGCAAAAGGAAACCCGTCAGTGGCATTCTTTTGTATGGACCACCAGGTACGGGTAAGTCGTATTTGGCAAAGGCGGTTGCAACAGAAGCTCAATCGACGtttttctctgtctcttcGTCAGATTTGGTGAGTAAGTGGATGGGAGAATCTGAAAGATTGGTGAAGCAGTTGTTTCAGATGGCTCATGAGCAGAAACCATCGATTATCTTTATTGATGAGGTAGACGCACTCTGTGGTCCGAGAGGAGAGGGAGAAAGTGAAGCTTCCAGAAGGATCAAGACAGAATTATTGGTGCAAATGAACGGTGTTAGCAGTGATTCGGATGGTGTATTGGTTTTGGGGGCTACGAACATCCCTTGGCAATTGGATTCTGCCATTAGAAGACGTTttgagagaagaatctaCATTCCTTTGCCTGATTCGGAGGCCAGAATAGATATGTTTAAGCTAGACATTGGCGATACTCCTACGGCATTGAGTTCACAAGACTATCATACTTTGGCCCAAATGACTGACGGTTACTCAGGCCATGATGTGGCAGTCGTGGTTAAAGATGCATTGATGCAACCAATTAGAAAGATACAAACGGCTACACATTTCTGTAAAGTAGAAGAGACtgtgaaagaagaagacggTAGTGAAGAGATCAGAGTGAGGTATCAGGCATGTTCACCGGGAATGCAAGGTGCGATAGAAATGAACTGGATGGATTTGGATGGAGATCAGATGAAGGAGCCAGAACTAACTATGAAGGATTTCATCAAGTCCGTTAAAACTAATAAGCCTACAGTGAATAAGAAGGACCTCGAAAAGTTCGAGGAGTTTACTAGAGACTTTGGTTCGGAGGGTaactga
- the NMA1 gene encoding Nicotinamide/nicotinic acid mononucleotide adenylyltransferase 1 — MPQLIPNHTPIQSYVLSDDVDEDEPLHVEQSSSSEMLISTSVCTTHKERSEKRKAQTLKHKIPKLPTELEPSSSSSSTSAEEDNPDGEIVPNIISDGEISEENSIVSIDQLRRMDKRQYSTASTDVDYDNEPIVHSFQIADLEEVPHGIPRQSTTMKNYQFPTHRLKKRLSDANKYPLVIVACGSFSPITYLHLRMFEMALDSIRESTKFEVIGGFYSPVSDNYSKPGLAPSSHRVRMCELACERTSSWLMVDAWESLQPKYTRTALVLDHFNREINIKRGGVFKAGSSTEKIGVKVMLLAGGDLIESMGEPNVWADQDMHHILGNYGCLIVERTGSDVRSFLLSHDIMYEHRKNILVIKQMIYNDISSTKVRLFIRRNMSVRYLLPNSVIRYIQENHLYVNDKEPVKVVLNK; from the exons ATGCC CCAGCTAATACCAAATCACACTCCTATTCAGTCCTATGTTCTCTCAGATGATgtggatgaagacgagCCGCTGCACGTGGAGCAGAGTTCTTCATCCGAGATGCTAATCAGCACGAGTGTATGCACTACTCATAAGGAGAGATCTGAGAAAAGGAAAGCTCAGACACTTAAGCATAAGATTCCTAAACTGCCCACTGAATTGGAGCCTTCGAGTAGCAGCTCCAGCACATCCGCCGAGGAAGATAATCCAGACGGCGAAATTGTGCCCAATATCATTTCTGACGGCGAGATCTCAGAGGAAAACTCCATTGTCAGTATCGACCAGCTGCGTAGAATGGATAAGCGTCAATATTCGACAGCTTCGACCGATGTGGACTACGATAATGAGCCTATAGTTCACTCTTTCCAGATAGCGGATCTTGAGGAGGTTCCCCATGGTATTCCTAGGCAATCTACCACTATGAAAAACTACCAGTTTCCTACTCACAGACTTAAAAAACGACTTTCTGATGCAAATAAGTATCCGTTGGTCATCGTTGCCTgtggttctttctctccaatcACCTATCTCCATCTTCGAATGTTTGAGATGGCTCTGGATTCCATTAGAGAATCCACAAAGTTTGAAGTTATTGGTGGCTTCTATAGCCCCGTTTCTGATAATTACAGCAAGCCAGGACTAGCACCTTCGTCTCATAGAGTGCGAATGTGTGAATTGGCCTGTGAAAggacttcttcttggttgATGGTCGACGCTTGGGAGTCCCTTCAGCCTAAATATACAAGGACGGCGTTGGTGCTGGATCATTTCAACCGAGAGATTAATATCAAGCGTGGTGGTGTGTTCAAAGCCGGAAGTAGTACCGAAAAGATTGGCGTTAAAGTCATGCTTCTTGCCGGGGGTGACCTAATTGAATCCATGGGTGAGCCCAACGTCTGGGCCGATCAAGATATGCATCATATTTTGGGCAATTACGGTTGTCTAATAGTGGAACGAACGGGTTCCGATGTCAGATCTTTCTTGCTTTCCCATGATATAATGTACGAAcacagaaagaatattTTGGTTATCAAGCAGATGATTTACAATGATATCAGTTCCACCAAGGTGAGGTTGTTTATCAGGCGTAATATGAGCGTCCGCTACTTACTCCCTAATAGTGTTATTAGATACATCCAAGAGAACCACTTGTATGTTAACGACAAGGAGCCAGTCAAGGTGGTATTAAACAAATAA
- the GLR1 gene encoding Glutathione reductase (BUSCO:EOG093423XZ), with protein sequence MRSHYQYLVIGGGSGGVASARRAAGYGASTLLIESKEMGGTCVNVGCVPKKVMWYASDMASKIGIAKDYGFFKVDSSFAHDFDWSTFKQKRDAYIKKLNGIYERNMSNEGVEYIYGLASFTKDGIVQVRDKSDPSKVSTFTADNILIATGGRPVMPTKIPGYELGINSDGFFKLEKQPKRVALVGSGFVGVEFSGVFNALGSETHMIIRHDTVLSKFDDLIKHTITDKYEKEGVFIHKNSNIKSVEKLADGSKKVTLDTGVVIEVDELIWCIGRRSMIEMHPENINLKLNDRGQVVVDEWQQTNVPNVYSLGDVVGNVQLTPVAIATGRKLSNRLFGPEQFKNQKMDFENVPSAVFSHPEVGAIGLAEHDAKAKYGEENIKSYTSRFNSMAYAMTEHKSPTAYKLVCLRTEKERIVGLHIVGDGASEILQGFGVAIKMGATKADFDNCVAIHPTSAEELVTMK encoded by the coding sequence ATGAGATCTCATTATCAATATCTTGTTATCGGAGGAGGCTCGGGAGGCGTTGCTTCGGCTAGAAGGGCTGCAGGCTATGGTGCGTCCACTCTTCTCATTGAGTCGAAGGAAATGGGTGGCACCTGTGTTAACGTTGGATGCGTTCCCAAGAAGGTTATGTGGTATGCATCTGACATGGCGTCCAAAATTGGTATTGCCAAGGATTATGGttttttcaaagttgatTCTTCCTTTGCCCACGACTTTGATTGGTCCACATTTAAACAGAAAAGGGATGCCTatatcaagaaattgaatgGCATATACGAACGTAATATGAGCAACGAGGGAGTGGAATACATTTATGGGTTGGCTAGTTTCACTAAGGATGGAATAGTGCAAGTAAGAGACAAATCGGACCCCTCTAAGGTGTCTACTTTCACCGCAGATAACATTTTGATCGCTACTGGCGGTAGACCGGTTATGCCTACGAAGATTCCAGGATACGAGCTAGGAATCAACTCTGATGGGTTTTTCAAACTTGAAAAGCAGCCAAAGAGAGTTGCACTGGTTGGATCAGGCTTTGTTGGGGTAGAATTCAGCGGTGTGTTCAACGCTTTGGGTTCAGAGACTCATATGATCATTCGTCATGATACTGTTTTAAGTAAATTCGACGATCTTATTAAACATACCATCACTGATAAGTATGAGAAGGAAGGCGTATTTATTCACAAGAACTCCAACATTAAAAGTGTTGAGAAGTTGGCTGACGGTTCCAAGAAAGTTACACTGGATACCGGAGTCGTCATTGAGGTTGACGAGTTGATCTGGTGCATTGGTAGACGCTCAATGATAGAGATGCATCCAGAAAACATTAATTTGAAATTAAACGATAGAGGACaggttgttgttgatgaatgGCAGCAAACCAACGTTCCAAATGTGTATTCATTAGGCGATGTTGTTGGAAATGTGCAATTGACACCCGTGGCCATCGCCACCGGTCGTAAATTGTCCAACAGATTGTTTGGACCTGAGCAGTTCAAGAACCAGAAAATGGACTTTGAAAATGTTCCATCAGCGGTGTTTTCTCACCCGGAAGTGGGAGCCATTGGTCTCGCTGAACATGATGCCAAGGCCAAATATGGGGAAGAGAATATCAAATCTTATACGTCGAGGTTCAACAGCATGGCTTATGCAATGACTGAGCACAAGTCACCTACTGCCTACAAGTTGGTCTGTTTAAGGAcggagaaagagagaattgTTGGTCTGCACATAGTTGGAGATGGAGCCTCTGAGATCCTTCAAGGATTTGGCGTCGCCATCAAGATGGGTGCCACTAAGGCTGATTTTGACAACTGCGTAGCCATTCATCCAACGTCTGCTGAGGAACTTGTTACTATGAAATAA
- a CDS encoding uncharacterized protein (EggNog:ENOG41), with product MNSPPRSPISISSAETYIPEALRLRSPVVRLRTSLIHDPVINQSYVKSPIIRERTASLQEHQVLDQVLDIIKTDEHTRWIKGLFYLAVLIITWVIAVQLANNLMKNTDYDHPLFIAAVDGVFFLLFGIRSLLRHIYSALTRTFGYRSPLIRQPVINYQAAQSEPDSILLEALSYQLSYYEILSVGAQVAIVYFISGACATTALKYTSASNQTILSTTSSLFTLMLGVLTHVERFSVAKLVAIVVSIIGICLITMEDSIKLKYSTSNLEILGDLIALAGALAYSAFLIILRLKLGGQTDSQRDILVYVCLGICTILFVTPLLGIADLIGLEKFSFPPDRTTLLIILLCGFLNAVSDYCASVASLLTSPLITSLSLSMAIPVSMLCDSFFFHTIHTSATYYLGIILIFSSFIFTSLSDQEDVINTAVKEAVSEAVNYNDALSPILTPHLSITSPFSSPALLTYDEIPGFNIDNSSNIAVSQQQLVVAGGHNRKYFIREVKT from the coding sequence ATGAACTCCCCTCCTAGATCTCCAATTAGCATTTCCTCAGCTGAAACATATATTCCTGAGGCTCTCAGACTACGATCACCCGTGGTCCGGTTGCGTACTTCGCTGATCCACGATCCAGTAATCAATCAGTCATATGTGAAGTCTCCCATAATAAGAGAGCGCACAGCATCTTTACAGGAACACCAGGTTCTTGATCAAGTCCTGGATATCATTAAAACTGATGAGCATACCAGATGGATTAAGGGCCTATTCTATTTGGCAGTACTTATTATAACATGGGTCATTGCCGTGCAATTGGCTAATAATCTCATGAAGAACACAGATTACGATCATCCTCTTTTCATTGCCGCTGTTGACggagttttctttctgctgTTTGGCATTCGAAGTCTTTTAAGACACATATATTCTGCTTTGACAAGGACATTTGGTTACCGATCGCCTCTTATTCGGCAACCTGTCATCAATTACCAAGCTGCACAGTCTGAACCGGACTCGATTCTTTTGGAAGCCCTTTCTTATCAACTTTCCTACTACGAAATCCTATCAGTTGGCGCTCAGGTAGCTATAGTGTATTTCATTAGTGGGGCGTGTGCCACTACAGCTCTCAAATACACCAGTGCATCCAATCAAACCATTCTTTCCACCACTTCCTCTCTTTTTACATTGATGTTGGGTGTTCTCACTCATGTAGAGCGGTTCTCTGTTGCCAAATTGGTTGCAATTGTTGTTAGTATTATTGGAATATGCTTAATAACTATGGAGGATTCCATTAAACTCAAATATTCCACCTCAAATCTAGAGATCTTAGGTGATCTTATTGCCTTGGCGGGTGCGTTGGCTTATTCTGCATTTCTCATTATTCTTCGTTTGAAACTTGGAGGACAAACGGACTCTCAAAGGGATATATTAGTCTACGTTTGTCTCGGAATATGTACAATATTGTTTGTTACTCCTCTACTTGGCATAGCAGATTTGATTGGCCTAGAGAAGTTCTCCTTTCCTCCTGATAGAACTACTCTTCTAATAATCCTTCTCTGCGGTTTTCTCAATGCTGTTTCAGATTATTGTGCTTCGGTAGCTTCACTACTCACCTCACCACTTATCACGTCACTTTCTCTATCGATGGCCATTCCGGTTAGTATGCTCTGCGActcatttttcttccatacCATCCATACTTCGGCTACTTACTATTTGGGAATCATCCTTATATTTTCGTCATTCATTTTCACTAGTCTCTCTGATCAGGAAGATGTCATCAATACCGCCGTTAAGGAGGCAGTTTCCGAAGCTGTCAATTATAATGATGCTCTATCACCTATCCTTACGCCTCATCTTTCTATTACTTCACCGTTCTCTTCTCCGGCCTTGCTCACCTACGACGAAATTCCCGGTTTCAATATAGACAACTCTTCAAACATTGCTGTGTCACAGCAACAGTTGGTTGTGGCAGGTGGCCACAACCGTAAATATTTCATTAGGGAGGTTAAAACATAA